In Miscanthus floridulus cultivar M001 chromosome 5, ASM1932011v1, whole genome shotgun sequence, one genomic interval encodes:
- the LOC136451446 gene encoding NDR1/HIN1-like protein 6, protein MSSNGKPTPQPPAASAAGNGAGAGGPPKMYQRPIYRPQQAAAKRRRGGRSCPFSCCCCFFWTVLVILLLAFLAAVVGGAFYLLYRPHRPAFTLTVARVTKLSLSSSATAPALSDAIDVTLTAKNPNKKLVYLYDDFTVTAATAANAVPLGEATVPGFTADAGNITVIKATVSASALTVDPTAAASDIKKSGEFPITLDLETKAGVRVGGLKTKKIGIQVHCDGVKVAAPAAPAAKKKKLGKAAAADAPAPAAAVDDAAAPPAAATTVARVCEVRIRVKIWKWTF, encoded by the coding sequence atGTCTTCCAACGGCAAGCCCACCCCGCAGCCCCCGGCGGCGTCAGCGGCTGgcaacggcgccggcgccggcggcccgCCCAAGATGTACCAGCGGCCCATCTACCGGCCGCAGCAGGCGGCCGCCAAGCGCCGGCGCGGCGGGCGGTCCTGCCCgttcagctgctgctgctgcttcttctgGACGGtgctcgtcatcctcctcctcgccttcctGGCCGCCGTGGTGGGCGGCGCCTTCTACCTCCTGTACCGCCCTCACCGGCCGGCTTTCACGCTGACCGTGGCGCGCGTGACGAAGCTGAGCCTGTCGTCGTCCGCCACGGCGCCCGCGCTGAGCGACGCCATCGACGTGACGCTGACGGCCAAGAACCCCAACAAGAAGCTCGTCTACCTCTACGACGACTTCACCGTGACGGCCGCCACGGCCGCCAACGCCGTCCCGCTCGGCGAGGCGACCGTGCCCGGGTTCACGGCCGACGCCGGCAACATCACCGTCATCAAGGCCACCGTCTCGGCGTCCGCGCTCACGGTCGACCCCACCGCGGCGGCCTCCGACATCAAGAAGTCCGGCGAGTTTCCCATCACCCTGGACCTGGAGACCAAGGCCGGCGTCAGGGTGGGCGGGCTCAAGACCAAGAAGATCGGCATCCAGGTGCACTGCGACGGCGTCAAGGTGGCCGCGCCCGCGGCGCCGGccgccaagaagaagaagctagGGAAGGCCGCGGCGGCCGACGCTCCGGCCCCCGCGGCGGCCGTCGACGACGCGGCGGCGCCGCCCGCAGCGGCGACCACCGTCGCGCGCGTGTGCGAGGTCAGGATCCGGGTCAAGATCTGGAAGTGGACCTTCTAG